From Acidobacteriota bacterium, one genomic window encodes:
- the mazG gene encoding nucleoside triphosphate pyrophosphohydrolase, which produces MSKSFDELVTIMDRLRAPGGCPWDAEQTYQSLSQYLIEEAYETFDAIQEADQTGDIANLREELGDLLLQVVFHSTIGKERGDFTIDDVAAGVTQKLILRHPHVFGDANFARAEDVLDNWDQLKADERKASGKVEKVKDSILDEVPVHFPALLEGLKLTKKAAKVGFDWENADQIFDKLNEETAELRSAIENGDKTNIDEEIGDLLFVVMNLARHLDVEPETALNKTNRKFRQRFKYIEDELKREGKTLEDANLKEMDDLWNKAKPQRA; this is translated from the coding sequence ATGTCAAAATCCTTCGACGAACTCGTCACAATAATGGACCGACTGCGTGCTCCGGGCGGCTGCCCTTGGGATGCGGAGCAGACGTATCAATCGCTGTCGCAATACCTGATCGAGGAAGCTTACGAGACCTTCGACGCGATCCAGGAAGCCGATCAAACCGGCGACATTGCAAATCTACGCGAGGAACTCGGCGACCTGCTGCTGCAAGTAGTTTTCCACTCGACCATTGGCAAGGAACGTGGTGATTTCACGATCGATGACGTTGCCGCGGGAGTTACACAAAAGCTGATCTTGCGGCATCCGCACGTGTTCGGTGATGCTAATTTTGCCCGTGCCGAGGACGTTCTCGACAACTGGGACCAGCTAAAAGCTGACGAGCGAAAGGCATCCGGCAAGGTTGAGAAGGTGAAAGATTCGATCCTCGACGAAGTGCCAGTTCATTTTCCCGCCCTGCTCGAAGGGCTGAAGCTTACCAAAAAAGCAGCGAAAGTCGGGTTCGACTGGGAAAATGCGGACCAGATATTCGATAAACTCAACGAAGAAACTGCCGAACTGCGATCCGCGATCGAAAACGGCGACAAAACCAACATCGACGAAGAGATCGGCGATCTGCTTTTCGTCGTCATGAACCTCGCCCGCCACCTCGACGTCGAACCCGAAACTGCCCTCAACAAAACTAACCGCAAATTCCGTCAGCGGTTCAAATACATCGAAGACGAACTAAAACGCGAAGGCAAAACGCTGGAAGATGCCAACCTCAAGGAAATGGATGATCTGTGGAACAAGGCTAAACCCCAGAGAGCTTGA
- a CDS encoding MBL fold metallo-hydrolase: MKLTFLGTGTSTGVPSIGCDCETCLSEDPRDKRLRVSILIEHRDKKILVDTSIDFRQQALRAKINHLDAVLVTHCHVDHVFGLDDIRPLNFRHGAMGVYANEIAWTDLRRIFQYIFNPTHFGGGLPQLIPHTVTPGAPFCIGEDIEVTPLEVIHGKLPVIAYRFNDFAYATDLKVIPPASMDGLRDLDVLVLDCVRIKPHSTHLCLEEALAIIADLRPKQAFLTHLNHDILHERDTKLLPENVRFAYDELVVG, translated from the coding sequence ATGAAACTCACCTTCCTCGGCACAGGCACATCGACCGGCGTTCCCTCGATCGGGTGCGATTGCGAAACGTGTCTTTCTGAGGACCCGCGTGACAAACGCCTGAGAGTTTCGATCCTGATCGAGCATCGCGATAAGAAGATCCTCGTTGATACCTCGATCGATTTTCGGCAACAGGCTTTGCGGGCGAAGATCAACCATTTGGATGCGGTTTTGGTTACGCATTGTCATGTCGATCATGTTTTTGGCCTCGACGACATTCGACCGTTAAATTTTCGCCACGGGGCGATGGGCGTTTATGCGAACGAGATCGCGTGGACCGACCTTCGGCGAATTTTCCAGTATATTTTCAACCCCACGCACTTCGGCGGTGGCTTGCCGCAACTGATCCCGCACACCGTTACGCCCGGAGCTCCATTCTGCATCGGCGAAGATATCGAGGTCACGCCGCTCGAGGTCATTCACGGAAAATTGCCGGTCATCGCATATCGCTTCAACGATTTTGCATACGCGACCGATTTGAAAGTGATCCCTCCCGCATCGATGGACGGCCTCCGCGATCTCGATGTTTTGGTCTTGGATTGTGTGAGGATAAAGCCGCATTCGACGCATCTATGCTTGGAAGAAGCATTGGCGATCATCGCTGATCTTCGGCCCAAACAGGCTTTCCTCACCCATCTGAATCACGATATTCTGCATGAGCGAGATACGAAATTATTACCCGAAAATGTTCGATTCGCCTACGATGAGCTTGTGGTCGGCTAG
- a CDS encoding DUF1844 domain-containing protein — protein sequence MIGHDDENEEVHYKVADKRKFNADGSLREGVTLDAAPAKPAAPAEERRAAAPTAAAPQSAAVQETHIGPMDEEEEFADEDNGDEIPGAKDPASFVNFLSTLATNAAAALGAVPHPATGQRSLDLESGKYWLDILGMLRDKTKGNLHPQESRLLEGLLGDLRMQYVHLVKATEEKLKAQAAQKFSSADILGKK from the coding sequence ATGATCGGTCACGACGACGAGAACGAAGAAGTACATTATAAGGTCGCTGACAAGCGAAAATTCAACGCTGACGGCTCGCTCCGCGAAGGCGTAACGCTCGATGCTGCTCCTGCAAAACCGGCTGCTCCGGCGGAAGAAAGACGCGCTGCGGCTCCGACTGCCGCGGCTCCGCAGTCGGCCGCAGTTCAGGAAACTCACATCGGCCCGATGGACGAGGAAGAGGAGTTTGCGGACGAAGACAATGGCGACGAGATCCCGGGAGCAAAAGATCCGGCGAGTTTTGTAAATTTCCTCTCGACCCTGGCGACCAACGCTGCTGCTGCTCTTGGAGCCGTTCCGCACCCCGCAACCGGTCAGCGTTCGCTCGATCTCGAATCCGGTAAATACTGGCTGGACATCTTGGGAATGCTCCGCGACAAAACCAAGGGAAACCTACACCCACAGGAAAGCCGCCTGCTCGAAGGCCTGCTCGGCGATCTGCGAATGCAGTATGTTCATCTGGTAAAGGCAACCGAAGAAAAGCTCAAGGCCCAGGCAGCTCAGAAGTTTTCGAGCGCGGATATTTTGGGAAAGAAATGA
- a CDS encoding ribonucleoside-diphosphate reductase subunit alpha — translation MQVRKRNGNLEPVDINKIVRAITRCCVNLPSVDSLRIATKTISGLYDGATTKELDKLSIQTAASLIFEEPEYSKLGARLLNQYIEKEVRNQEIHSFSQSIAFGVKEGLIGERVAQFVVDNSRKLNDAIDNTRNDLFEFFGLRTLYDRYLLKNPETRDVIETPQFFWMRVACGLSESPYEAISLYHLFSSLEYVPSTPTLFNSGTQHEQLSSCFLLDSPQDTLDSIYKKYSDVAMLSKFSGGIGIAYHRVRSRGSLIRGTNGHSNGIVPWLKTLDSSVSAVNQGGKRKGACCVYLETWHADIDDFLELRDNTGDDASRTHNLNLANWIPDLFMKRVQADGQWSLFDPKVVPHFPDLFGEEFEAAYVKAEEEGLFMRQINARDLYAKMMRTMAQTGNGWMTFKDSSNRKSNQTARPENVVHLSNLCTEIIEVTSDDETAVCNLGSINVARYVKDGQVDYDKIRRNVRLAVRQLDKVIDLNYYAIPSTSQSNNRWRNIGLGVMGLQDVFFQLRLPFDCEEARKISAKIQEEIYFAALDASSDLAVERGVHPAFLDTRAAQGDLQFDFWGVTPDDMPRWDALREKIKATGLRNSLMIAIAPTATIASIAGCYECIEPQVSNLFKRETLSGDFVQINKYLVQELKALGLWNEEIRTKIKLSEGSVQDIAEFNDELKAIYRTAWEIPMRSLIDMQADRGAFIDQSASLNLFMESPNIGKLSSMYMYAWQKGLKTTYYLRSRPATRIAQVAAADNIASVIEEPKKVYTDEEALVCSLENPEACEACQ, via the coding sequence ATGCAGGTACGCAAGCGAAATGGCAATCTCGAACCGGTAGATATCAATAAGATCGTACGCGCGATAACCCGCTGCTGCGTAAATCTGCCGTCGGTTGACAGCCTTCGCATTGCGACTAAAACCATCAGTGGCCTATATGACGGAGCAACGACCAAGGAACTCGACAAACTTTCGATCCAGACCGCGGCGAGCCTCATATTTGAAGAGCCCGAGTATTCCAAACTCGGGGCGCGCCTTCTTAATCAATATATCGAAAAGGAAGTTCGCAATCAGGAGATCCACTCGTTCTCACAATCGATCGCCTTTGGCGTAAAAGAAGGGTTGATCGGCGAGCGTGTTGCTCAGTTCGTCGTAGACAACAGCCGCAAACTGAATGACGCGATCGACAATACACGAAACGACCTGTTTGAGTTCTTCGGCCTTCGTACATTATATGACCGCTATCTGCTGAAGAATCCGGAAACCCGCGATGTGATCGAAACACCGCAGTTCTTCTGGATGCGTGTCGCCTGCGGCCTTTCCGAAAGTCCGTACGAAGCTATCAGCCTGTATCACCTTTTCTCGTCGCTCGAATACGTTCCGTCGACACCGACCTTGTTCAACTCGGGTACACAGCACGAACAGCTTTCGAGCTGCTTCCTGCTCGATTCGCCACAGGATACGCTCGATAGCATCTACAAAAAATATTCCGACGTCGCGATGCTGTCTAAATTCTCGGGCGGCATCGGCATAGCGTATCACCGTGTGCGTTCACGCGGCTCGCTGATCCGTGGAACCAATGGCCATTCGAATGGCATCGTCCCGTGGCTCAAGACACTGGATTCCAGCGTTTCGGCCGTAAATCAGGGCGGCAAACGCAAAGGTGCGTGCTGCGTCTATCTCGAAACCTGGCATGCTGACATAGACGATTTTCTCGAACTGCGCGACAACACCGGCGATGACGCCAGCCGCACGCACAACCTGAATCTCGCGAACTGGATCCCGGACCTGTTCATGAAGCGCGTTCAGGCTGACGGCCAGTGGTCGCTGTTTGACCCTAAGGTCGTGCCTCACTTCCCTGACCTGTTCGGCGAAGAGTTTGAAGCCGCTTATGTTAAAGCCGAGGAAGAAGGCCTATTCATGCGTCAGATCAACGCCCGCGATCTTTATGCAAAGATGATGCGGACGATGGCGCAGACCGGCAATGGCTGGATGACTTTCAAAGATTCGTCGAATCGCAAATCGAATCAAACTGCACGTCCCGAGAACGTTGTTCACCTTTCAAATCTCTGTACGGAAATCATCGAGGTTACGAGTGACGACGAAACCGCCGTCTGCAACCTCGGTTCGATCAACGTGGCTCGTTATGTAAAGGACGGCCAGGTCGATTACGACAAGATCCGCCGCAACGTCCGCCTTGCGGTTCGTCAACTGGATAAGGTCATTGATCTGAATTACTACGCTATCCCCAGCACTTCGCAGTCCAACAACCGCTGGCGCAATATCGGCCTCGGTGTGATGGGATTGCAAGATGTTTTCTTCCAGCTTCGCCTGCCATTCGACTGCGAAGAGGCTCGCAAGATCTCGGCGAAAATTCAGGAAGAGATCTACTTTGCAGCACTCGACGCTTCGTCGGATCTCGCGGTCGAACGCGGCGTTCACCCGGCGTTCCTCGACACGCGTGCGGCACAGGGCGATCTGCAGTTCGATTTCTGGGGCGTAACGCCGGACGACATGCCGCGTTGGGATGCTCTGCGTGAAAAGATCAAGGCGACCGGACTGCGTAATTCACTGATGATCGCCATCGCCCCGACCGCCACGATCGCCTCGATAGCCGGCTGTTACGAGTGCATCGAACCGCAGGTCTCGAACCTTTTCAAACGCGAAACCCTCTCGGGCGATTTTGTCCAGATCAACAAATACCTCGTCCAGGAACTCAAAGCTCTGGGTCTTTGGAACGAAGAGATCCGCACAAAGATCAAGCTCAGCGAAGGCTCGGTACAGGACATCGCCGAATTCAACGACGAACTCAAAGCTATCTACCGCACCGCCTGGGAGATCCCAATGCGTTCCCTCATCGACATGCAGGCCGACCGCGGAGCGTTTATCGACCAATCGGCTTCCTTGAACCTTTTCATGGAAAGCCCGAATATCGGCAAGCTTTCGTCGATGTATATGTACGCTTGGCAAAAGGGTTTGAAGACGACCTATTATCTTCGCTCACGCCCAGCTACGCGGATTGCACAGGTCGCCGCCGCTGATAATATCGCATCTGTTATCGAAGAGCCTAAAAAAGTCTATACGGATGAGGAAGCGTTGGTCTGCTCGCTGGAGAATCCCGAAGCGTGCGAGGCGTGCCAGTAA